The proteins below come from a single uncultured Carboxylicivirga sp. genomic window:
- a CDS encoding sigma-70 family RNA polymerase sigma factor, which produces MTAEQFNNRLLNLQQKMFSYALSLTANEEDAHDLLQETNFRALSSREKFVMNTNFSAWMHTIMRNSFINNYRRKYKMRQAPMLVDEVNYLSNKYYTDDTPDVLHYTGEIHKHMNNLNADFKQPLKMHMEGYKYKEIAETLDMPIGTVKSRIFFGRKKLQKMIEN; this is translated from the coding sequence ATGACCGCAGAACAATTTAACAACCGCTTGTTGAATCTTCAACAAAAAATGTTTAGTTACGCTCTTAGCCTTACTGCTAACGAAGAAGATGCTCATGACCTGCTTCAGGAAACGAATTTTCGTGCTCTATCATCTCGTGAAAAATTTGTAATGAATACCAACTTTTCAGCATGGATGCACACGATTATGCGCAATTCGTTTATCAACAACTACCGACGTAAGTATAAAATGCGTCAAGCACCTATGCTTGTTGATGAAGTAAATTATTTGTCTAACAAGTATTACACTGACGATACCCCAGATGTTTTGCATTACACTGGAGAGATACATAAACATATGAACAACCTGAATGCCGACTTTAAGCAACCGCTTAAAATGCATATGGAAGGTTATAAATACAAAGAAATTGCCGAAACTTTGGATATGCCAATTGGAACAGTTAAAAGCCGCATATTCTTTGGACGCAAGAAATTACAAAAGATGATTGAAAATTAG
- a CDS encoding MATE family efflux transporter yields MAKQNISILSKKLRERSLSGIWKDFKEAFGGSEQDYTKIPLGKAVFLLAVPMVLEMIMESVFAVVDIYFVGRLGADAVATVGITESILTVIYAISFGLSMATTALVSRRIGEKKGEEAGHEGLQAIITGIVVSLLIAVPGMIFAKDLLQLMGASATIVEELSSYTSIMFGGNLVIMLLFINNAIFRGAGDANIAMWVLWIANGLNMILDPLLIFGVGPFPEMGIAGAAVATNIGRGIAVAVQLILLFRGKGRVSLKGVPLIIEWKRIRHLINISLGGIAQQLIATSSWIFMVRIISNFGSEVLAGYTIGIRIIIFTLLPSWGLSNAASTLVGQNLGAREPERAEKAVWGVARINVIFLGVLSLLFIVFPSWFVRLFTDEVQVVNAGIECLRIVAYGFTFYGMGMVMIQAFNGAGDTRTPTRINVFTFWMIEIPLAYLLAMVVGMEQTGVFYAIITAESCMTLLSAYLFKKGRWKKQEV; encoded by the coding sequence ATGGCCAAGCAAAATATCAGTATATTATCTAAGAAATTAAGAGAAAGAAGTTTGAGTGGTATTTGGAAGGATTTCAAAGAAGCCTTTGGCGGATCGGAGCAGGATTATACCAAAATTCCTTTAGGAAAGGCGGTGTTTCTATTGGCTGTTCCAATGGTGCTCGAAATGATTATGGAATCGGTTTTTGCCGTTGTTGATATTTATTTTGTGGGTCGGTTAGGAGCCGATGCCGTTGCAACTGTAGGCATAACCGAAAGTATATTAACGGTTATTTACGCCATCTCATTTGGTTTGAGTATGGCAACAACAGCTTTGGTATCTCGTCGTATTGGCGAGAAGAAGGGTGAAGAAGCAGGACATGAAGGATTGCAAGCGATTATTACCGGAATAGTTGTGTCCTTGTTGATAGCTGTGCCAGGAATGATCTTCGCTAAGGATCTTCTTCAATTGATGGGTGCTTCAGCAACTATTGTTGAGGAACTTTCTTCGTATACCAGCATCATGTTTGGCGGTAATTTGGTCATAATGTTGCTGTTTATTAACAATGCTATATTTCGAGGTGCAGGTGATGCCAATATTGCCATGTGGGTACTTTGGATTGCCAATGGGTTAAATATGATACTTGATCCATTATTAATATTTGGTGTCGGGCCATTCCCAGAAATGGGTATTGCAGGTGCTGCTGTAGCGACCAATATAGGTCGAGGAATTGCTGTAGCAGTGCAATTAATCTTATTGTTCCGGGGAAAAGGTCGTGTGAGTCTTAAAGGAGTACCACTGATTATTGAATGGAAGCGTATTCGTCATTTGATTAATATTTCGCTAGGTGGAATCGCACAACAGTTAATTGCCACTTCAAGTTGGATATTTATGGTTCGCATCATTTCCAACTTTGGCAGTGAGGTGTTGGCGGGTTATACTATCGGAATCAGAATTATCATTTTTACATTGCTTCCATCGTGGGGGTTGAGTAACGCGGCTTCCACATTGGTTGGTCAGAATTTGGGAGCCAGAGAACCTGAGAGAGCTGAGAAAGCTGTTTGGGGTGTGGCTCGTATCAATGTGATTTTTCTGGGAGTTTTAAGTCTTTTGTTTATTGTTTTTCCAAGTTGGTTTGTAAGATTATTTACCGATGAGGTTCAGGTGGTGAATGCTGGTATCGAATGTTTGCGAATAGTAGCTTATGGATTTACCTTTTACGGAATGGGAATGGTGATGATACAGGCCTTTAACGGTGCAGGTGATACCCGAACACCAACACGTATCAATGTATTTACCTTTTGGATGATAGAAATTCCATTGGCTTATTTGTTGGCTATGGTTGTTGGTATGGAGCAAACAGGTGTTTTTTACGCCATCATTACTGCCGAATCCTGCATGACTCTTTTGTCTGCATATTTATTTAAAAAAGGGCGTTGGAAAAAGCAGGAAGTGTAA
- a CDS encoding DUF3124 domain-containing protein, which translates to MLYKSGIITMLAIVLFACQDMEKNNRNLHFRFENLVKLDTCNISYLETIYVPVYTDVYHVDQSRLFPLTVTLSLRNTSLKDTICVQKVDYYNSDGKLVKKHIKDDKMLLLEPLESYELVIDKMTYTGDTGANFIVEWGGKINNSSMLVQALMINTSGQQGLSFITEGKTIESKTIKP; encoded by the coding sequence ATGTTATACAAATCAGGAATCATCACAATGTTGGCAATTGTATTGTTTGCCTGTCAGGATATGGAGAAAAACAATCGAAATTTGCATTTTAGGTTCGAAAACCTGGTTAAGTTAGATACTTGCAATATTTCGTATTTAGAAACCATTTATGTTCCTGTTTATACGGATGTTTATCACGTAGATCAATCTCGATTATTCCCATTAACCGTAACATTAAGTTTACGAAACACAAGCTTGAAAGACACCATTTGTGTTCAAAAAGTAGATTACTATAACAGTGATGGCAAACTCGTTAAAAAGCATATTAAAGATGATAAAATGCTATTGCTTGAACCCCTTGAATCATATGAATTAGTAATTGATAAAATGACCTATACCGGCGATACTGGTGCCAATTTTATTGTAGAGTGGGGAGGCAAAATAAATAATAGCTCTATGCTTGTACAGGCATTGATGATAAATACTTCGGGCCAGCAAGGTCTGTCGTTTATTACAGAAGGAAAAACTATTGAATCAAAAACCATTAAACCTTAA
- a CDS encoding HD domain-containing protein, with product MNPQEIIDKYYQPGSPLWTVLVEHSMAVTKMALSIAQNHSELKANQQFIEEACMLHDIGIFYTDAPDLHCVGDKPYICHGYMGRELLEKEGYPLHALVCERHTGTGLSVEDIQTQNLPIPLRDMRPQSIEEKIICFADKFFSKSGNLMQPKSVEKIRKSMAKHGQKQVDQFDRWCEQFL from the coding sequence ATGAATCCACAAGAAATAATAGATAAATATTATCAGCCGGGCAGTCCTTTATGGACTGTTTTGGTTGAACATAGTATGGCTGTTACAAAAATGGCATTGTCAATTGCTCAGAATCATTCAGAGTTAAAAGCCAATCAGCAATTTATTGAAGAAGCCTGTATGTTGCATGATATTGGTATCTTTTATACTGATGCTCCCGATTTGCATTGTGTTGGAGATAAACCATATATATGCCATGGATATATGGGGAGAGAATTATTGGAAAAAGAAGGGTATCCTTTACATGCTTTAGTTTGTGAACGACATACCGGAACCGGATTGTCTGTTGAAGATATCCAAACACAAAATTTACCTATTCCGCTTCGGGATATGAGGCCTCAATCCATAGAAGAAAAAATCATTTGTTTTGCTGATAAATTCTTCAGTAAGAGCGGAAATCTTATGCAACCCAAAAGCGTTGAAAAAATACGTAAATCAATGGCAAAACACGGGCAGAAGCAGGTTGATCAGTTCGATCGATGGTGTGAACAGTTTTTGTAA
- the hisIE gene encoding bifunctional phosphoribosyl-AMP cyclohydrolase/phosphoribosyl-ATP diphosphatase HisIE encodes MKIDFQKLGNGLVPAIIQDNTTNKVLMLGFMNEEAYEKTKEERKVTFYSRTKERLWTKGEESGNFLNVVSIAVDCDDDTLLIKVNPVGPVCHKGTDTCWEEENKQDDLLFLKTLQDFIDKRKEEMPEGSYTTHLFNKGIRKITQKVGEEAIETVIGAMANDDENFLYEGADLLYHLIVLLTYKGYRIEDLARELKSRHK; translated from the coding sequence ATGAAAATAGATTTTCAAAAACTGGGAAACGGCCTTGTGCCGGCAATTATTCAGGATAATACCACCAACAAAGTATTGATGTTGGGATTTATGAATGAAGAAGCCTACGAAAAAACAAAGGAGGAAAGAAAAGTTACTTTTTATAGCCGAACCAAAGAACGTCTTTGGACAAAAGGTGAAGAGTCAGGTAACTTTTTGAATGTGGTTTCGATAGCTGTTGACTGTGATGATGATACTTTGTTGATCAAAGTAAACCCAGTTGGACCAGTTTGTCATAAAGGAACAGATACTTGTTGGGAAGAGGAAAATAAGCAAGATGATTTATTGTTCCTGAAGACCTTACAGGACTTTATTGATAAGCGTAAAGAAGAAATGCCAGAAGGCTCGTACACCACTCATTTATTCAATAAAGGTATTCGCAAGATAACTCAAAAAGTAGGTGAAGAAGCCATAGAAACAGTGATTGGAGCCATGGCAAATGATGATGAGAATTTTCTATATGAAGGTGCTGATCTTCTTTATCACTTGATTGTATTGCTTACTTACAAAGGCTATCGTATCGAAGATTTAGCTCGTGAGTTAAAGAGTAGACATAAATAA
- a CDS encoding four helix bundle protein: MKNYKQLKIWQKGIEIVKATYDLTAQLPDIEKFNLVSQMNRCSVSIPSNIAEGSSRRSDKDYHRYVEIALGSCFELDTQLEIVKLQYSHLEEFVKILENLIEEEAKMLQSFMKKLK, encoded by the coding sequence ATGAAAAACTACAAGCAACTTAAAATTTGGCAAAAGGGGATTGAGATTGTTAAAGCAACTTATGATTTAACAGCTCAGTTACCAGATATCGAAAAGTTTAATTTGGTATCTCAGATGAACAGGTGTTCTGTTTCAATTCCTTCTAATATAGCTGAAGGAAGTAGCAGAAGAAGTGATAAGGATTATCATCGATATGTTGAAATTGCACTTGGTAGTTGTTTTGAATTAGATACACAATTGGAAATTGTTAAATTACAGTATTCACACTTAGAGGAGTTTGTTAAAATATTAGAGAATTTAATTGAAGAAGAAGCTAAAATGCTGCAATCCTTCATGAAAAAATTAAAGTAA
- the hisF gene encoding imidazole glycerol phosphate synthase subunit HisF: protein MLAKRIIPCLDIKNGQTVKGVKFVEIKEVGDPVELGALYAEQGADELVFLDITASHEGRKTFVDLVRRIARNINIPFTVGGGISELSDADALLNAGADKISINSSAVRNPQLIDDLAKNFGSQFVVAAIDAKHDQGDDWIVTVNGGRIPTEKKLFSWAKEAEDRGAGEILFTSMDHDGVKTGFANEALAKLSDDLSIPIIASGGAGAMEHFKDVFTLGKADAGLAASIFHFKEIPIPDLKRYLDKQGISIRL from the coding sequence ATGCTTGCAAAACGTATTATACCATGCCTCGATATAAAAAACGGACAAACCGTTAAAGGGGTTAAGTTTGTAGAAATTAAAGAAGTTGGAGATCCTGTTGAGTTGGGTGCATTGTATGCTGAACAAGGAGCTGATGAATTGGTTTTTCTTGATATCACTGCCAGTCACGAAGGGCGCAAGACTTTTGTTGATTTGGTTCGACGCATTGCTCGTAATATTAATATCCCGTTTACCGTTGGTGGCGGAATAAGTGAGTTGAGCGATGCTGATGCTCTTTTAAATGCTGGGGCAGATAAGATTTCCATTAATTCCTCAGCTGTGCGAAATCCGCAATTGATTGATGATTTGGCGAAGAATTTTGGAAGTCAGTTTGTGGTTGCTGCCATTGATGCGAAACATGATCAGGGAGATGATTGGATTGTTACCGTAAATGGTGGACGCATTCCTACTGAGAAAAAGCTCTTCTCATGGGCCAAAGAGGCTGAAGACAGAGGTGCCGGTGAGATTCTTTTTACCAGTATGGATCATGACGGAGTGAAAACAGGTTTTGCCAATGAAGCTTTGGCTAAATTAAGCGATGACTTGTCTATTCCAATTATTGCTTCGGGTGGAGCAGGTGCAATGGAACACTTTAAAGATGTTTTTACATTGGGTAAAGCCGATGCCGGATTAGCAGCCAGTATCTTTCACTTTAAAGAGATTCCGATACCTGACTTGAAGAGGTATTTAGATAAGCAGGGGATATCGATAAGATTATGA
- a CDS encoding four helix bundle protein produces MKTYRDLIVWQKGMDLVEDTYKLTKHFPAEELYCLTQQVRRCVISIPSNIAEGYGRNHTKDYIRFLQISSGSLYELQTQIEIALRLEYIVKEDFDKVNNLSIEIEKMLSSLIYKLKQSSK; encoded by the coding sequence ATGAAAACGTATAGAGATTTAATTGTTTGGCAAAAAGGTATGGATCTGGTTGAGGATACTTATAAGCTGACAAAACATTTTCCTGCTGAAGAATTATATTGTTTGACTCAACAAGTTCGAAGATGCGTAATATCAATTCCTTCAAATATCGCTGAAGGATATGGAAGAAATCACACAAAGGATTACATACGTTTCCTACAGATATCTTCTGGATCGCTTTATGAGCTTCAAACACAAATTGAGATCGCTTTACGTTTAGAATATATTGTCAAGGAAGATTTTGATAAAGTGAACAATTTATCTATCGAGATTGAGAAGATGTTATCAAGTTTAATATATAAACTTAAGCAGTCATCTAAATAA
- the hisA gene encoding 1-(5-phosphoribosyl)-5-[(5-phosphoribosylamino)methylideneamino]imidazole-4-carboxamide isomerase, whose product MGKIDIIPAIDIIEGKCVRLSQGDYASKKVYNEDPLEVAREFEDNGIQRLHVVDLDGAKAGHIINYKTLENIAGKTNLVVDFGGGLKTTEDLRIAFECGAQMITGGSIAVKNRPEFEGWIEQYGSEKIILGADAKDNKIAVTGWIEETDQELIPFIKDYSAKGIQKVICTDISKDGMLQGPAIELYKDILAEIPDLYLVASGGVSNIEDIEKLAEAKVPAVIFGKAIYEGRIELKELQRFL is encoded by the coding sequence ATGGGGAAGATAGATATTATACCTGCTATTGATATTATTGAAGGCAAATGTGTTCGATTAAGTCAGGGTGATTACGCGAGCAAAAAGGTTTATAACGAAGATCCATTGGAAGTAGCTCGTGAGTTTGAAGATAATGGGATTCAGCGTTTGCATGTAGTTGATTTGGATGGCGCCAAAGCCGGACATATCATCAATTATAAAACGCTAGAAAATATTGCAGGTAAAACAAACCTGGTGGTTGATTTTGGTGGCGGATTGAAGACAACAGAAGATCTTAGGATTGCTTTTGAATGCGGAGCTCAGATGATTACCGGAGGTAGTATCGCGGTTAAAAATCGTCCTGAATTTGAGGGATGGATTGAGCAATATGGAAGCGAGAAAATAATTCTGGGAGCGGATGCTAAAGACAATAAAATAGCAGTAACAGGTTGGATTGAAGAAACCGACCAGGAATTAATTCCATTCATAAAGGATTATTCAGCAAAGGGGATTCAAAAAGTCATTTGTACTGATATCAGTAAAGATGGTATGCTGCAAGGTCCTGCCATTGAGTTATACAAAGATATACTGGCTGAAATTCCTGATTTGTATCTGGTAGCCAGTGGAGGAGTTAGTAATATCGAAGATATAGAGAAGCTAGCCGAAGCCAAAGTGCCTGCAGTCATTTTTGGTAAAGCAATTTATGAGGGGAGAATTGAGTTGAAAGAGTTGCAAAGATTTCTTTAA
- the hisH gene encoding imidazole glycerol phosphate synthase subunit HisH: MNENSEKHTSDSELGASNSQKIVIIKYNAGNIRSVLNALNRLGYEAEISADPEVIKSADKVIFPGVGEASTTMKYLRETGLDDLIVNLKQPVLGICLGMQLMCSWSEEGDVECLGIFDEKVRKFQLPEGNPDNIKIPHMGWNSIYNVNSALFDATLENEFVYFVHSFYVAKGPDTAATTKYILEYSSALKKNNFYATQFHPEKSGSVGERILSNFLSL; the protein is encoded by the coding sequence ATGAATGAAAATTCAGAAAAGCATACTTCGGACTCCGAACTTGGAGCTTCGAACTCTCAAAAAATCGTAATAATTAAATACAATGCTGGTAATATCAGATCTGTTTTAAATGCATTAAACCGATTGGGGTATGAGGCTGAGATATCGGCAGATCCAGAAGTAATTAAAAGTGCAGATAAGGTTATTTTTCCCGGTGTTGGGGAAGCTAGTACAACCATGAAATATCTTAGAGAAACAGGTTTAGATGATTTAATTGTAAATCTGAAGCAACCTGTTTTGGGAATTTGTCTTGGGATGCAATTGATGTGTAGCTGGTCCGAAGAAGGTGACGTTGAGTGTTTGGGTATCTTCGATGAAAAAGTGCGTAAGTTTCAGTTGCCAGAAGGAAATCCTGATAACATTAAAATTCCGCACATGGGTTGGAACTCTATCTATAATGTGAATAGTGCACTGTTTGATGCTACATTGGAAAACGAGTTTGTGTATTTTGTGCATAGTTTTTATGTGGCCAAAGGCCCCGATACTGCAGCTACCACAAAATATATCTTGGAATATAGTTCAGCCTTGAAAAAGAATAATTTTTACGCAACACAGTTTCATCCTGAGAAAAGTGGATCAGTGGGTGAGCGTATTTTGTCAAATTTCTTAAGTCTGTAA
- a CDS encoding four helix bundle protein: MKSFRELMVWQKSMDFVTEVYDITTAFPEEEKFGLTNQIRRASVSIPSNIAEGYGRKSDGDFSRFLSIAIGSNYEVQTQLEIAKNVGYLTIDDLNKAIDKLEEIDKMLKGLKAKLK; encoded by the coding sequence ATGAAGTCATTTAGAGAATTGATGGTTTGGCAGAAGTCGATGGATTTTGTTACAGAAGTGTATGATATCACAACTGCTTTTCCTGAAGAAGAGAAATTTGGTCTAACAAATCAAATTAGAAGAGCCTCTGTTTCTATTCCATCGAATATAGCTGAAGGGTATGGTAGAAAATCAGACGGTGACTTTTCAAGGTTTCTTTCCATTGCAATTGGTTCAAATTACGAAGTGCAAACTCAGTTGGAAATTGCGAAGAATGTGGGGTACCTAACAATAGATGATTTAAACAAAGCTATTGACAAGCTGGAAGAGATTGATAAAATGCTTAAGGGATTAAAAGCAAAATTGAAATAA
- a CDS encoding TlpA disulfide reductase family protein, translated as MMKKTILSFLLSVFCISLFAQSAPDDRGYIVKVGDQAPDFEMVLTDGTKVKLSDLKGQVVMLQFTASWCSVCRKEMPHIEEQIWQAYKDKGLKLYGIDRDEPVKKALELKKATKVTYDMGLDPGADIFGLYADKQAGVTRNVLIDREGKIIFLTRLYNEDEFGELVKKIGEKLK; from the coding sequence ATGATGAAGAAAACAATTCTATCATTCTTATTATCTGTCTTTTGTATTTCACTATTTGCTCAATCTGCTCCTGATGACAGAGGGTATATTGTAAAAGTGGGTGATCAAGCTCCTGATTTTGAAATGGTATTAACAGATGGGACAAAGGTGAAGTTATCCGACTTGAAAGGACAGGTGGTAATGCTTCAGTTTACAGCCAGTTGGTGCAGTGTTTGTCGCAAGGAAATGCCACATATCGAGGAGCAAATATGGCAGGCATACAAAGATAAAGGCCTTAAACTATATGGTATCGATAGAGATGAACCTGTTAAAAAAGCTTTGGAATTGAAGAAGGCTACAAAGGTTACATATGATATGGGATTAGATCCAGGAGCAGATATTTTTGGGTTGTATGCTGATAAGCAAGCTGGTGTTACTCGTAATGTGCTAATTGATCGTGAAGGTAAAATCATCTTTCTGACCAGATTATACAATGAAGACGAGTTTGGAGAGTTGGTTAAGAAGATTGGGGAGAAATTAAAGTAA
- the purU gene encoding formyltetrahydrofolate deformylase, with translation MRETAILRIHCPDQRGIVAKVTDFIHRHNGNVVYLDQHTDYSEDRFFMRVEWDLEGFEIPMEQIKDVIQEKLAWPMEMVWSLKFSHQVPRMAIFVSRSSHCLYDLLARYSAGELNVEIPLIISNHKDLEKVAKQFSLPFYHLPVTKENKEDVEKEQIRLLEENKVDFIVLARYMQILSSEFNELYPNRIINIHHSFLPAFAGAKPYHAAHSRGVKIIGATGHYVTSDLDAGPIIEQDVTRITHHDTVQSLVQKGKDIEKIVLSKAVKAHVDRKTLVYKNKTIIFA, from the coding sequence ATGAGAGAAACGGCTATTCTACGGATACACTGTCCGGATCAAAGAGGAATTGTAGCGAAAGTAACTGACTTTATTCATCGTCATAATGGAAATGTAGTGTATCTCGATCAGCATACTGACTATAGTGAAGATCGTTTTTTTATGCGTGTGGAATGGGATTTGGAAGGATTTGAAATTCCAATGGAGCAGATTAAGGATGTTATTCAAGAGAAACTGGCATGGCCAATGGAGATGGTTTGGTCGCTCAAGTTTTCGCATCAGGTGCCACGCATGGCTATTTTTGTGAGCCGCTCATCTCATTGTTTGTATGATTTGTTGGCTCGCTATAGTGCAGGAGAATTAAATGTTGAGATTCCTTTAATCATTAGTAATCATAAAGATCTTGAGAAGGTAGCTAAACAATTCAGCTTACCATTTTATCACTTGCCAGTAACTAAGGAGAATAAAGAAGACGTGGAGAAAGAGCAGATTCGTTTGTTGGAAGAAAATAAGGTTGATTTTATTGTGTTGGCTCGTTATATGCAAATTCTTTCATCTGAATTTAATGAGTTATACCCTAATCGAATCATCAATATTCACCATTCATTCTTACCTGCATTTGCTGGAGCTAAACCATACCATGCGGCTCATTCACGAGGTGTGAAAATCATCGGAGCAACAGGTCATTATGTGACATCTGATTTAGATGCGGGTCCAATTATTGAGCAGGATGTGACACGTATTACACATCACGATACCGTTCAAAGTCTGGTTCAAAAAGGTAAGGATATTGAAAAGATTGTTCTATCAAAGGCTGTAAAAGCGCATGTTGATCGCAAAACACTGGTATATAAAAACAAAACAATCATCTTTGCATAA
- the trpA gene encoding tryptophan synthase subunit alpha codes for MNRIQKLLQEKKDIFSAYFTAGYPHLEDTMPVLEALQEAGTDLVELGMPFSDPLADGPTIQKSSEDALENGMSIKKLFEQIKDMRKTIDMPIVLMGYFNPVFKYGVEAFVAKCKEVGVDGVILPDLPFDEYNDKYQQLFEDANISNIFLITPQTPDERIKLIDANSNGFIYMVSSAAVTGAKSGLSDQQLAYFNRVNNLGLSTPRIIGFGISNKETFTTACQYASGAIVGSAFVKLLAEKGADKVAINDFVKGIKDTSGK; via the coding sequence ATGAACAGAATACAAAAACTCTTACAAGAGAAAAAAGATATATTTTCGGCTTATTTCACTGCTGGTTATCCTCACCTGGAAGATACGATGCCTGTTTTGGAAGCCTTGCAGGAAGCAGGAACCGATTTGGTTGAGTTAGGAATGCCTTTTTCCGATCCTTTGGCAGATGGACCAACCATCCAAAAAAGTAGTGAGGATGCCTTAGAGAATGGGATGAGCATCAAAAAGCTTTTTGAGCAAATAAAAGATATGCGCAAAACCATTGATATGCCTATCGTATTGATGGGGTATTTCAATCCTGTTTTTAAATATGGAGTGGAAGCTTTTGTTGCTAAATGTAAAGAAGTAGGTGTGGATGGGGTGATTCTTCCAGACCTTCCGTTTGATGAATACAACGATAAGTATCAGCAATTGTTTGAGGATGCCAATATTTCAAACATCTTTTTAATCACACCACAAACACCTGATGAGCGTATTAAGCTAATAGATGCCAATAGTAATGGATTTATCTATATGGTTTCGTCAGCTGCGGTAACAGGAGCTAAAAGTGGTTTATCCGATCAACAATTGGCATATTTCAACCGGGTTAATAATTTAGGATTGTCAACTCCGAGAATTATTGGTTTTGGTATTAGCAATAAAGAAACCTTTACCACAGCATGTCAATATGCATCGGGCGCCATAGTAGGAAGTGCCTTTGTTAAGCTATTAGCCGAAAAAGGTGCTGATAAAGTGGCAATCAACGATTTTGTAAAAGGTATCAAAGATACTTCCGGTAAATAG
- the trpB gene encoding tryptophan synthase subunit beta — translation MSDKNKYQVDENGMYGRFGGAFIPEMLQPNIDNLKKVYLDIINSEAFQKEYISLLKDYVGRPSPLYLAKRLSEKYGTNVYLKREDLNHTGAHKINNCLGQILIAKHMGKERIIAETGAGQHGVATATACALMGLKCVVYMGEIDIKRQAPNVARMKMLGAEVKAAQSGSKTLKDATNEAMRDWICNPEDTFYLIGSVVGPHPYPDMVARLQAIISEEIAWQIKEKTDKEYPDYVIACVGGGSNAAGSFYHFLDDERVKLVAVEASGMGVSSGETAATIAMGDLGVIHGSKTYLMQSDDGQITEPYSISAGLDYPGIGPIHAHLHDTKRATIISATDQEALDSALELTQLEGIIPALESSHALAALGKMKFKPDDAVVITISGRGDKDMETYMNRFGF, via the coding sequence ATGAGTGATAAAAACAAATATCAAGTTGACGAAAATGGGATGTATGGCCGTTTTGGAGGAGCTTTCATCCCTGAGATGTTGCAACCCAATATCGATAATCTAAAGAAAGTTTATCTCGATATTATCAATTCTGAAGCGTTTCAGAAAGAGTACATATCGTTGTTAAAGGATTATGTGGGACGTCCGTCACCGCTGTATCTGGCTAAGCGATTGTCAGAAAAATATGGCACCAATGTATACTTGAAGCGCGAGGATCTAAATCATACCGGGGCACATAAAATTAATAATTGCTTAGGACAGATTTTGATAGCCAAGCATATGGGCAAAGAGCGCATTATTGCCGAAACAGGTGCCGGTCAGCACGGTGTAGCAACAGCTACAGCTTGTGCTTTGATGGGCTTGAAATGCGTGGTTTATATGGGTGAGATTGACATCAAACGTCAGGCTCCCAATGTTGCCCGTATGAAAATGTTGGGCGCTGAAGTTAAAGCTGCTCAATCGGGTAGTAAAACACTGAAAGATGCTACCAACGAAGCTATGCGCGACTGGATCTGTAATCCAGAAGATACTTTCTACCTGATTGGTTCGGTGGTTGGTCCGCATCCTTATCCTGATATGGTAGCCCGATTGCAGGCTATCATCAGTGAGGAGATTGCATGGCAGATCAAGGAGAAGACTGATAAAGAATATCCTGATTATGTGATTGCCTGTGTGGGAGGTGGTAGTAATGCCGCTGGTTCGTTTTATCATTTTTTAGATGACGAAAGAGTGAAGCTTGTTGCTGTAGAAGCATCTGGTATGGGAGTTTCTTCTGGCGAAACAGCTGCCACCATAGCTATGGGTGATTTGGGTGTTATTCATGGTAGTAAAACCTACTTGATGCAAAGTGACGATGGCCAGATTACAGAACCTTATTCGATCTCTGCAGGTTTGGATTATCCTGGAATTGGACCGATCCATGCCCATCTCCACGATACCAAAAGAGCCACTATCATTTCGGCAACCGATCAGGAAGCTTTGGATTCGGCATTGGAATTAACTCAGCTGGAAGGAATCATTCCTGCATTGGAGTCGTCGCATGCACTGGCTGCTTTGGGTAAGATGAAATTCAAACCCGATGATGCCGTTGTGATCACTATTTCAGGTCGTGGCGACAAAGATATGGAGACTTATATGAACCGATTTGGCTTTTAA